Proteins from a genomic interval of Streptococcus oralis:
- a CDS encoding carbohydrate ABC transporter permease has product MAIRKFLNKYWGWTFLLIPLALQAIFFYFPMVQGAFYSLTNWTGLTYNYKFVGLNNYKLLMIDGKFFTAIAFTLILTLALIVGEITIGMVVARALNSKMKGQTFFRAWFFFPAVLSGLTVSLIFKQFFNYGLPTIGRILGISFLQESLLGTPVGAVVATIFVLLWQGVAMPIILFLAGLQSIPSDILEAASIDGATSKQIFWKIELPYLLPTISMVFILALKSGLTAFDQIFALTSGGPNNATTSLGLLVYNYAFKSNQYGYANAIALILFLIIGIVSLIQIKLSKKFEI; this is encoded by the coding sequence ATGGCTATTCGAAAATTTTTAAATAAATACTGGGGTTGGACATTTTTGCTCATCCCGCTTGCTTTACAAGCTATCTTCTTTTACTTTCCAATGGTACAAGGTGCTTTCTATAGTTTGACTAACTGGACTGGATTGACCTATAATTATAAATTTGTTGGTTTGAATAACTACAAATTGCTGATGATTGATGGGAAATTCTTCACAGCTATTGCTTTTACTTTGATTTTAACCCTAGCATTGATTGTTGGAGAGATTACGATTGGGATGGTTGTGGCACGAGCCTTAAATTCTAAGATGAAGGGACAGACCTTCTTTAGAGCTTGGTTCTTTTTCCCGGCTGTTTTATCTGGTTTGACAGTTTCCTTGATTTTTAAACAATTTTTCAACTATGGTCTTCCAACGATTGGAAGAATTTTAGGAATTAGCTTTTTACAAGAGAGTCTATTAGGAACACCTGTCGGAGCGGTAGTGGCTACTATTTTTGTTCTTCTATGGCAAGGAGTAGCAATGCCAATCATTCTCTTTCTAGCTGGTCTTCAGAGTATTCCATCTGATATTTTAGAAGCTGCATCAATTGATGGTGCAACCAGTAAACAAATTTTTTGGAAGATTGAATTACCCTATTTGCTGCCAACGATTTCTATGGTTTTTATTCTGGCACTTAAGTCCGGTTTGACAGCCTTTGACCAAATTTTTGCCTTGACGAGTGGTGGTCCAAATAATGCTACAACGTCTCTTGGACTTTTAGTCTACAACTATGCTTTCAAGAGTAATCAATATGGATATGCGAATGCAATTGCCTTGATTTTATTCTTAATCATTGGAATTGTTTCTCTTATCCAAATCAAGCTATCAAAGAAATTTGAAATCTAA
- a CDS encoding extracellular solute-binding protein yields MRWYKKMSLIATTGLCLLGLSACSSQEKSADGKVTIEFFNQKTEMADTLQRIVDDFEKEHPNIDVKLTTVPSAGIVLKTRILSGDVPDIINIYPQNMDFQEWAKAGYFADMTGKPYLENIKNDYAEKYAINNKIYSVPLTANLYGIYYNKTKFKELGLEEPKTFKEFQEIVKKIKDSGNSPFAVAGNEGWTLNGYHQLSLITITGSGDAANNYLRFSKPNAISADDAILKADAERLDLLADNAQDGWRGASYNDAVVAFSSETALMMPQGSWALAAINQQDPKFEVGMFAFPGEEVGKEVTVGAGDMALSTSATTKHPKETEEFISYMTSPKAMQSYYDVDGSPVAVKGIQEKEDSALAAISKLAFTDKHYVWLGQRWNSEEDFFNLSAGYLMDKNLKNMANNLNAFFNPMKADLD; encoded by the coding sequence ATGAGATGGTATAAAAAGATGAGCTTAATTGCTACTACAGGACTCTGCCTTTTGGGACTGTCAGCTTGTAGTAGTCAAGAGAAGTCAGCTGATGGCAAGGTAACGATTGAGTTTTTTAACCAGAAGACCGAGATGGCAGATACCTTGCAAAGGATAGTGGATGATTTTGAAAAGGAACACCCTAATATTGATGTGAAGCTGACTACAGTACCTTCAGCTGGAATTGTTCTAAAGACTCGTATTTTATCAGGAGATGTTCCAGATATTATTAATATCTATCCTCAAAATATGGATTTTCAGGAGTGGGCGAAGGCAGGTTATTTTGCAGATATGACAGGAAAACCCTATCTTGAGAACATCAAGAATGACTATGCCGAAAAGTATGCAATCAATAACAAAATTTATAGTGTGCCTTTAACTGCTAACCTCTATGGAATCTATTACAATAAAACAAAATTTAAAGAATTAGGACTTGAGGAACCGAAGACTTTTAAAGAGTTTCAAGAGATTGTTAAAAAGATAAAAGATAGTGGGAATTCTCCATTTGCAGTTGCAGGCAATGAAGGCTGGACATTAAATGGTTACCACCAACTTTCTCTCATTACTATTACAGGCAGTGGAGACGCGGCTAATAACTACCTTCGCTTTTCAAAACCAAACGCTATCTCTGCAGATGATGCTATTTTAAAAGCAGATGCAGAACGACTCGATTTATTGGCAGATAATGCTCAAGATGGTTGGCGTGGAGCCTCTTATAATGATGCGGTGGTAGCATTTTCGAGTGAAACAGCTTTGATGATGCCACAAGGATCATGGGCATTAGCCGCAATTAATCAACAGGATCCAAAATTTGAGGTGGGGATGTTTGCCTTTCCTGGAGAAGAAGTAGGAAAAGAAGTCACTGTTGGTGCAGGGGACATGGCATTATCAACTTCAGCTACTACCAAACATCCGAAAGAAACCGAAGAATTTATCAGCTATATGACTAGTCCAAAAGCTATGCAGTCATACTATGATGTAGATGGATCACCAGTTGCGGTGAAAGGCATACAGGAAAAAGAAGATTCAGCGCTTGCAGCTATTTCTAAACTGGCTTTTACGGACAAACATTATGTTTGGTTGGGCCAACGCTGGAACTCTGAAGAAGACTTTTTTAATCTAAGTGCAGGTTACCTGATGGATAAAAATCTGAAAAATATGGCAAACAATCTCAATGCTTTCTTTAATCCAATGAAGGCAGATTTGGACTAG